A segment of the Lycium ferocissimum isolate CSIRO_LF1 chromosome 5, AGI_CSIRO_Lferr_CH_V1, whole genome shotgun sequence genome:
AAACCAGTTGGCACACCTTTGGCACAAAAACATGGTCTACAACTAGCAACAAGAAACACGGTGATGCATCATCAGATAGGAGTGTTGTAGGAAGTCTCCAATATCCGTGTCTAACTAGGCCCGATATATCACATAGCTTAATCTAGTTAGTCGGTTTATGCGCAGCTCCAAACACCGAACATTTTCGGTCAGAAAGAGGATTCTTAGATATGTGAGAGGACATCAAACTATGGTACGAGGTTGCTAGCTAGATCACCACTTAGATTGTATGGATTCTCGGTACTGATTGGGGAGGTTGTGCAATAACAAGGAGGTCAACCACGGTTACTCAATATATCTAGGTGCAACTGCATCTCTTGGGCCTAGAAAGAAAACGACATACGGTGTCGAGGTCCGGTCTTGAAGCGGAATATAGAGCAACGGCCTCGAATGCGAAATTTAAATGACTTAGATAATATACATTCTTAATGATATAGGAGTGTACTTGAAATCGGCACTAACACTATTTTGTGACAACGTCGGTGCATTATACATGACGGTAAATCCGGCTTTTACATCTTTAACTAAACATGTGGAAATGGATTATCACTTTGTAAGGGAGAAGGTAGCTAGAGGACAGCTTGTGACACATTTTGTGAGAACTAAAGATCAACTGGCAGATATTCACACTAAGGCATTGACAAAGCAGGAGTTCACACGATTCGGAAACAAGCTAGGAGTGTACCACCACCTCACAAGCTTGAGGGGAAGTGTTGCGAGATAGAAGACTCGTATGGATATGAAGTCTTCCATGTATGAGATAACCTTGTTGACTTACAATaggttttcctagttttcctaaaCTTAAGTGTACGCACGATTGTATACATATTAGAGTGTATTTCTAGTTGTTTACTACTTAGGACTCTACAATTACTATGTGTATAAATAGAGCTAATCGTACATGATCAATTTATCAATAATACTCAACCTTCTCTCATCTCCACGGCTGTGTAATTCTACAATTAATACATACTCATTTAGCTTGTTCTTTGTCCACTTCCAATGTTTTCTTTtaactcctttctttttttcttctaccCTTTGGTATTCTCCAAATTTGATAGATTCCCCCTCCTTAGAAATAGTCACACCCCCTtctcatttttctctcttttcctaTACTAGACCATATATGTTTTGATGGTTATAAAGAGCTGAAATGTTGGAAAATTATTGTCTAATGTGATACTTACTAATTTAAGAGAGTATGTACATCACGTGCATGCACAGTTTCTATTGCAAGGACACACATAGTTATACCAATATAAGTGGACTATATATTTTGCTGTATCCTTTCTTATATGTTGGGGGTTGAATTTAGAGTACAATCGACAATGGGTAAAAATCCCACCAAGCCAGCTACCTTCATATGGCCTATATATAGCTCACATTAAAAACTAGTACCTTATATTCATGGGACATTTATGAGGAGGACTTTCCAGGCAGCTTAAAAAAATTATGCGAAAATGCTtactttaaaaaagaaattacatTTCACCTATTaattagagaaaaaaatattgaaaagatAATAAGTATGTACATGGGATATAATTCACGTGCTATATAAATCACATGCAACAATGTGATTCAACTATATGTTATACATTAAAGgtatacaaaaataaatattttattacgTATGTGTAACCGCAACCGTGAAAAACCCCTATATGGCTATATCCATTCATTTCAGTGGAAGATAGTAGTAGTACCCTCTTTTCCTAATTAAAGGACAGTTTGGCAGAGTACCAAAAATTCTCAGGTCAGGTGCTGCTGCTAACAGAATTCTAATCTGGTTGTTTATTGACGCATCTCTTGCAGTACTTTGATCAACATATTACATAGCCCACAATAATGGGACCTTCTTTCCTATTTCTCTATCTAAACCATGTTATGCgtattgttgtttgttgataTGATATCAAGTCGTAATATTAGTCTCTCCTCCGAGGTCTCCTACCAGAGGCACATCCACGTTTTGAATTTGATGGATTCCACCTTTAAAAAGTTTTTACCACTGAACTcattatatttttgaaattataagttTTTTTAAGCAAATATTGTATCACTCAGGTATTTAACCTTAGTGATCTTTTctattaataataaaagaatCTCAAAAGTACAAGTAAAGGGGGCTAGGCCTTACCTTACAAATCTTAATGATGTCAGaattttgttaaaatatttgttaaaattttatAGTTCATCACGTACTTATATATCCATGTTCCGTGTCAAAAATACTGATTTCAGTTAAACTCATAGCTCAGAAGCTACATCCACCATTGGTATCATAAGAAACATTTGGCTTGTAATAGATAATTATAAGTCTGACTCTGAAACAAGATTTACGAACATTTTACTATTAATTGTAATTGTTCTTATGTCTAAATTACGAccttgaaaataaaaacaaaaatcctAATCTCATGTATGAAAAATCAGGAATTGACAAATTTATGGGAGTAAGATTTATGAAGAATGTGAGTTATAAGTGATAATGTTTTTGAGGCCAAGCTTTGAAGGGGCAATCCACCACAAAAACTGTTGCGTATGCCCATTCATGTAAAGAATAATTGAGTATATTACCTATCGATGAACAGCATATGTCTGTTTCTCAGTTGTATCCTTATATAAAAGTTATTCAATACCGATCACAATAAAGAAAAAGTAGAATAAAGACAAACCCGAATTCTGAGGGGAGTTTTATAGGACTACATTGGTGGGCCAAATATTAGGGTCATGGCTGTTAACAGGCCAAAATAGGACcacaatttcaaatcaaatacgGAGTACTATCAATTTCTTCTCATTCCTTTGACATTTCCCTCACGACTTTTGAATCAATTTGGAGTAGGTGAAATATAATACAAGCTGCAAGACGTCCATAATTTCATTGGGGGATGGGTTGTTTGGTTCACATATAATCCGAACCAAATAATGTCAATTCTATTGCAGTACTTGTACTTCTCTTGCTATCTTATGTGAACTCACTCACAAATACTACACCTTAATTGTCTGTTGTTACTAATGAGCCATTCACAACAACCCGTAATTTTCTCTCTACAGCTGAGATAAAAGGTGGGAACATCACGAAGATGATATCCAATAACCATAAAACAGTACAGGACAGAAACACAAACAACCCCATCCCCCAAAGAAAGAATCTTTCATAACTTCTTGTTAAGGCCATGCTCCGGAGAAGCATATCCTAGACCAAGAGGTCGTTGAAGAATGTCACCTTCAGGCATCCACATGCAAAGCGGTTGCGGAGCCCGGATTTTATGTAAGGGGATTCAAGAATATTACACCTGAGATTCAGGATTGATGTTACACAACCATTCCATCTCAAAGTCCCGTAGCAATAGTTGTGGCTGATGGTTATACAAGCACATAGTAACTCACATATTTATGGCATATCTCTAACAAATTGATCCCTACAAGAAGCAGAAGACTTTGTCATGATAGTCTTTCAGTTATTTCCTTAACAAAATGTAATATTTTTGTAACAAGAAGAGAGCTCTTGAGTTCATCAACAAAGTGAGCGGTATTATTAACATGAtacctgaaaaaaaaaaaaaaagccaaaacaGTATTGTTAACATGTAGCGGTATTGCATGATAAACGTCTACGACACTTTGACAAAATATATGCTCCCAATCTTTATGTATACAAGACATCTTCCGAAGTCTCAAATTAAGACAAAACAGGCATGGCAAATCTTGTTTCTTTCACTATCGTGTTTGATAACCTCTTGATTTGGCTACAGAAATGTTAAAAGAGACCAAGAGTACCGATAGCACAATCTAGTAGAATCTCTTGATAACTAAAGGAGTTTTATACCTACCATTATATACCGGTATTTCAACACTGAATTTAAGTGtttctacaaaataaaaaaggaaaattaatccAGAGTAAGAAATGAAATCCCATTTGGTTGCATTCCCTAAACTACAATCATCTAGGTTCTTTCTGCCTCTAGTTCAATGGGTACTCACATGCATCTCATCTTTAAATTGTAAGATATGTTAATAGACCTTATGTAATATCTTGAAGTAAGCCCCTACTAATCACTCAgcaaaaagtaatttttttatacATCAATTAACCAATGCAAGTGATAATACatattaaaatacttattaggTACATACCATGAATCTGATTCATCCAAAGAAGATTTAAGTTTGTCAACTCTGATGTAACCACTAGCATCGGCTTGGGAAAGTAAAGGAGCAACATTTCTCCCAACAGGGATCAAGGaaccattttatataaaaattaccAGTTCCAATTTAACAATATGAAATCGGCACCAATATCAAAGAGGGATATACTACAGGACTAACTACTCCGAACTCCTTGGAGTGTGTACGTAGAGGCAGCCAGAATATGGTGGAAAGTTTCATGAGGCTGAAACACCACAGCATTGGAATTTCCATCAAGATAGCAACTTGGCATATCCATAATTAACGTACAAAATAAATAAACCCACCTGTGCCAACTGTTGAACTACCACAGCGGCCAGTCTACGTGCACTCTccatcttcttcatctctcaacCTTTGCCtctatttttctcttatttgaaCTCTATGGCTAAAGCTAAACTTCAAAGTGGGACTTCAATTATCTCACTTGCTCTTGCGTATATATGCCTCCTACAGATCCATGCAATTTGGCCACTGTCTCGGTATCTAACTCTCCATAATCCAAACTTCTCAGCAATGTCCCTTCCACCAGAGCACCTTTGATCCCTCAAGAAATCAACAACCCATTGTTGTGCTGCTTTAAGATCTTGTTGGATGTTCCTTGATCCCCTATTTCTCTCTACACGGCCAGCTGCTGCAACCCCGACAACACCAGCAGCAGCAACCCCTGCAGCACTATATGCAGCGGGAGATGCGAGTAGATGTGAAACTTCTCTACTCAAATCTGGTATCATTTCTCCCATCCCAGCTGCTAAATGAGCTCCAATCTTGAGAGCAAATGTcaccaatttcatgaatttcgtcATGTATGGAGCCAGGCATTTTACTGCACTGTTATCAACCTGCATCACTTCACAACCTATCTGATCTTCAACCACATGCATTTCTCCCCGATACTCGCATAACATGTGCAGCCGGAGAGCATTAATTCCTGAAATCATGGTGGTGATCAATCTCCTTGAGTAGTTCTCCGTTCTTACAAAGTAGAACATGTTTGgcacttttctttcttcaacttgGACATTGTAGTTCACAAGATAGTTCACTTTGCGGTTTAGCTCCATAAGAAGCCTGTATTCGTAGTATCTGAGGCcttgtatttcttgctttataTCCCTAAGTTCTTGCTGTATAATTGTAAGTCTCTGCAAGACTTCTTCAACACCCTTGGCTATTCCAGCAAATGTTGGTTCAATTTTTCCTTCAGTTTCTTCACTGGTAGTAGAAGCATGATTCTGTCCATCTTGACTGTTATCTAAAGGAATTTGAAGCTCCCCAGCAAGGTTATGTAGATCATGGTACCTGCGTTGGAGGACTTCCCGAAAATCATCATCAGATAAGAGGTCCCGAGCATAGTCAAAACCAGCTCCAACAATAGTCCTTCCAGAATCTGCTACCAAATCCCAAGTATGCTGATAGTCATACATATTGTCTGCAGACACTGAGAGCAATGCCTGCTTTAATACCTGGAGAGGCAGTAACTGGTTTCTCCTGTACCTTGGTGGTATTAGATTTCTTACACATTCTGGTCGAATAATGTTTTCAGTCAGTGTGACCCCATGGCAAAGGCTCTGAATTGCTGGTATTATAAGCTGCTGGAATAGCCTTAGAGTTTCTGTCAGGTGTTTTGTGGAACAGGCAAGCAAATCAACATAGTAGCCCAATTGACCCCCAAGTTCTACGCGGACATAGATGCCATTGATGCTCATTGAAATAACGTATTTTTCGAGGCTGTATGTTGCTCCATATTGATTCCTCAACCCCATTACTTTGTTATGCAAATGTACCTAAAAAAACATGGTGAATTATATTCTTATCTGagataatgaaataaataaaaacaaaacgGATTCTATTAGATGAGAGGTCTTGCCTGTAAGCGGGGAAAGAAGCCCGGTGTTAGAAACATGTGACTGGAGTCATCACACTGGAGGTGCCTTCCTGCATAAATGCATTCACTTGAGTTTATCTGCCACTTTGGTAGTTTCCCCTTACCTTCTTCAANNNNNNNNNNNNNNNNNNNNNNNNNNNNNNNNNNNNNNNNNNNNNNNNNNNNNNNNNNNNNNNNNNNNNNNNNNNNNNNNNNNNNNNNNNNNNNNNNNNNAACTCCTAAAGATTCTGACTATATCATCCGGTTTTAAACTCCCATCATTATATATTCCGAAGCTGGTAAGGCTTTCGTTACTTGTCAACATCTGCAAGATAGCTGCAAGCCCATCCCTaccaattttatttctttttcctccaaaaGTAAGTGATTTGAGATTAACATTTGCTTGATGTTGCAGCGCAGAAAATCGGCTTAAAGGGCAAAGTAAATGTTCTACACCAACACCTCCAAACCAATTTCCTTTAAGATACAACTTCTGCAAGCTGTGGTTCTTGAAAAGCCCAGCTGCAACATAAACAACTCCTTTGTCTTTCAAGCAAGTGTTTGACAAATTTACCTCTTTGAGGGTCCCGTTCTGTTCCAAAACCCATCGGAATTCCTTTGCCCAACGGGACTTCAACCGAACTCCTGTCAGATCGAGTGACTTCACAGTTGAATTCATCCCTAAAGCACAAGCAACTCTACAAGCACCCGAGACATTAAGACGATATATCCGAAGGGTGCTGTTTTCAGGTACAAATTCAACCACCTTAAAAGTTTTCTCCTTGTTCTCTCCATTCCATATGTGCACTTCCATTGACCTGTTCCTCGCAAGaactgctgaaatcaaaggtgtGGCAGTAATAGACTTGGAATCGAAAATGGTGAGTAGCTTCAAAGTTGAGTTAACTTCGATCATTTTGGAAAGCTCCTCTGCTCCCTTTGAGCCAATAGAGTCTTCCCATATCTGCAACTCTTCTAAGCTTCCGTTCACCTTAAGTGCTGAAGCAAGAAGAGAAGCTCCAATGGGACCAATATTTGATTCTGACAGCATTATTTCCTTGATCACTCCATTCTTCTTTAGAACTTCTGAAAGCTCAGATAAGCATTGTGCAGTAAACCTGTTTCTCTTAAAGACTAATTGCTTAATGCTGGAACtattttcaagcaaaactcTGAGATTTCTCACTTGCTGCAACTCCCATTCAACCTGGTGGAACTCCAAGTCTCTCAAGGAAGCTTGAGTACATTTTGATGTTTTCAAGAGCACAAGGAGGTCAGAGAAATGGGAAAGACTCTCCTTTGATATGTTTAATTTAATGGAATTTTCCGTTTCTTGATGACAACCTGTTGCTGGCTGAGAAAGATAGAAGGAGATACTATGCAGGTCTAGACTTGAAGAGTTGATCACTTGATATCCCCATTGAAGATCTCTTAGTTTCTGGCTtgctttcattttcttcacctGAGAAACCATTTGAAACTCCCTTAGTTTCTGATTTGCTGCCATGCAATTCACAAGCTATGCTACAATAGTTAGAGGCTAAGATATCAACAAGATATCTTCTTTCTGAAAATAGTTCCCTTATTTGTGATGCCAAATTGAACTCAAGGACATTATATCATTTTGCTTTAAAGCTTTTGGTAGCTGCAATTACATGAGATTTACGGGGAGAATTCAAGATCAGCAAAGCAAAAGGCAAAAAAGCTGCTGGACAAATCAAGCTTGTTTGACGGAATTTGCTCTTACAGTTAGTACAACTGGCATGTAATGTGCTCTAAGAGATACCAATACCCTTTAGGTCTTTCCGCCCTTTATTAActttcaaattctttctttttgcttCATGCATTCGATATTCCAAAATCAAGATGGTATGATTAATTTGGATTTGTGCCACATAGGGGGAGAGCGCTCCCTACGTTGAGTTAACTTAGCTAAGACAAGCTCAATTAGCTTTGACTACTTGATAATAGCCATTGGaactttctttatttctttaactAACACCCAACTTTCAATATCATTTTAACTGCATAAATAGTAAAATGTGAAAAGACAAAGAATATATTAGACAGAACACATCTTTTAGTCATAAACATATTTAAAAGGAATGTTAGTCGACTCCTTTAGTTTTTAAACTATCTAcgtcatcttctttttttcatctcaaatttattggttcttttctttttttctttttcctcgtATCATGTGTTTCTTTTTACTTGTAAAGCAGAACAATAATTTGGTGCAAATAAAAGAGTAGCCATTGACGCATTGTCATTGCATTTGAAAGTAGCaatacaaaatgatttttatagtTCAGCATTTGCTAAAAATGAACGAAATTTTCTctttatatcaataaaatcGCAAACTTACCTTTTTGTTTTATTAGAATCACTTAACCGTGtgttaatttcataaaaatacaaTTCACTCAAAGTCAAATTTTTGGCACCGTAAAAATCAAACATCTTTGCCACGTATAAgcaaatttttaaaagattccaaCTTGTCATACCATATTTTAATCCGTAAACTATAGAAAATATTTAAACTAAAACAATATTTCAcacaaaatatttgagttaaTTACCTGATTTCCTACAAAAAGTcatttttgtttcatttaggaCAATAAAATCACTTAAGTATCATTACTTTTCTTAAAAAGTACCTAAGCACCTCAAAGTGTCCTTCTTTCCCATGTATTCCACGCATTGTTACTTTTGAAGGTCATAAATATAAGTTTCAATAAGTTGCATATCATGAAGGAAACTAGAAATGTATTTACAAACCTGAGTTGAACTAGAAGAACAACCGTCAGACAATAAATCATCGGGAACTGCAGATTGCTGGCCTTCCTCTACTGGGTTCCTAGACTCCTGATGAGAAATAAGACAAAAGCAGCCCTTAAGTTTAAGGGTTGATGTAACCTTGGTCCTTTAAATATTAGACTTAACATTCCCCGTCCTTTAAATATTAGATTTTGGGACACTTTTGGTCCAAAGCACAAACGCCGATTTCTAATTTAACGAATTAATAAGTTCTCTCTCCTCTGATTCGCTTCTCCGTTATGGGGTCGAGCAAAAttattttatgagaaaatgacaaatatgGTTCATTACGTGTGAGGATAGATTCAAACTAGTCCTTTAGGTATGCACTGGACAATTTTGATCTTTAATAATTGTTGATTTCTATCGACTAGATTTGAGGGGaactaaggggaaaaaaaaaaaagtgggaggtcataatttttttaaaaatatcagGGGAAGGTGAAGAGGAAATGGGGAAGAAATTACGTGATGAAAATCATCGAACCGTCCTCTCCCATTAACCCCCTCACCAATAAAGTGATAGTTAAAATAATCAATCAATTGAGCTATTAAAAATCCTTGGAGATTACATTTAAAGGTACTGCAATTTTTTGTGACttctgttattttttatttatttttagagtTCGGGTGCAGCATTTTAAGATGTAACttatgttattattatatatagtttttAATGTGCAATGTAATTTTTTGTGTTGCATATTTTAGGATGTAATCAGACTTTCTTGGTGTTTATGATTAAATCTTTTTTCCACTATTTTCGCTAAATCTAACATAAataaattgttaaatatttgacaGAGATTAAAACCGTTAACTTTTAACAAATTTAAAGGACCAGAACTGTTCAATGCATACtcaagggactattttgaacctacctcAACGTAAAAGACCATACTTGTCATTTTCTCATTATTTTTGTATCATCTTTATGCCattatctcttcttcttctttttctcgaAAATTGCATACAGAGAAGCAAACGCTTACCGGAAAAAATGGCGGCTTCTCCATTGAAACTGGACCTCTAAAATTTTCAATGCTTGTTTCCTCAGAATTTATTCCAATGCTCGAACTTGGGTCCTTATTCAACGGTTTCTTCAAGCTCAGTTGTATTTTGCTACACAAGTTGTCAATTAATTTCATGCTAGCTTAAAATGCAATTCACCCAAATCAAAGATATACAGTGCATATTGCCCAAATGTTTCAGCCAATTCTACGCATTTCAATATAGTAGTAATTAATTTCTGGgacttggaaaatatttttaggCTTAATGCTTTATGTTATATGGTCTGTTCCTGTCATTTTACATGACAGTGTGTGAAATGGAAAGGTTCTGCTTTTTGACTAATTTGTATAATTGAGAGACGTGATATCAGGTTgcttttttcattcttctttcgGCGATTTGATTAAGACAGTTAAAGAATATTATTTACTTGTACCCTTTAAGAAGACAAGAATTCTATTTCTTCATGAATTGGTACTAGTGAGTAGTGAAGAAGGAATTTGTGATTAATCgcattatttatttgttaatgTGGTTAAAAAGTTGTCTTATTTTGATAGTATTCGAAGAGATAACAAATTGTAACCTCaaagtgaaaaaacaaatatataatgtaagacatacatatcataaataATTGTAAATTGTAAAAATGTACATGGAAAACTACATGTAACAAATAAGATCATATTAAACTAATCAACccccctttttcttcttgttaTTATTAATAGAAGGGCAAAGGTGCACATATATCATTCAATTTTGTAATTTAGAGCATATATATCTCTCGTTAAAAAAGTGTTATATACATACTTCTAccgttacacaaatggtgcaaatacaTCCTTTTCGCTAacggatttaaaaaaaaaaaaaactaatttagcttaatttttaaagaaatatcATGTagcattaaaaaataagtataccCTTTTCTTAGTAGACTTACTTTTAAAAGCCacgtgacaatttttttttctagttgaTTATCTggctctttttaaaaaaaattatctatggcttaaaaaaaaaaatctacccatttttttagaCGAACCAAACCCaacccaccaaaaaaaattatcacgtggctttaaaaaaataagtctactaaaaaatgggtagacttattttttaaagccacgtgacattttttttaattaaaaaataagctaaaagaTATATTTATGCCATTTGTGTAATGGCAGGGATATATATGcaccatttttttaataagagatatatctgctctaaatcacaaagttgatatgtatatatacacgtatatatacacCTTTTCCCTTAATAGAATCTCAAATTCAATCGTTCATAATACTACCCAACTGATCAGGAAGAGATAAAGGTgaacttacataaataactaCCTTATTGTCCCTCCTTACTATTCGTAGCTACCTTTTCGAAATTACCATTCTTATTCACCTTTTGTGTGTTTGCGTGTATTTGACAAAAGATTTACGttgtatttgactgtatttgaGTGGTACATTTTCGCTGTATTTGAGTGTACATATTCACTTGTATCTGATGTCACATGTATTTGAACTTTATTTGAatgtatctcatatgtatttggTTCATATAATGTTACATCCCGCACTttcagtgttacaccccgtacctcgGAGAAGCAAAcggttaaatttgaatgtaagtatgtcgagctatggctaggtaaaatAACTTTGAAGTGTGAGaaacgaagcattattaagtatattatttaagtaaaggatgaattatgatcttgtaagtcgtaaccgggaaggacaaccttggaaccaacggacatgactattatcaagtattattagtgataaatatcatgtatggagagtttcggaagatttcgggatcaagcaaattgaagaaataagtttgacaaaaatttgaaaaaagttggcaggattttgggtagatttttagtcaactttgtaggggtatatctcctattttattaggagttttaaggtgtttcaaaagcctaaaatgaagttcgtcgagtgtagtttccaacgcaataaaccgctcgtcgataagacaacggagtagagaattatggacgttacaagataggctgacaaagcagaaacgcgtgctacgatgCGCTTGAAGAATGCTACGATGCGCTAGGATAAAGGATTACAAGACTTTACCCACCTATAAAAGCGTCAAAACCCCTTTACTTTCATCAAAAATCAGATGAAAAAGCTCAGCAAACATATAGGGGTATttatgtcataaaaagttgAGAGAATTGAGTGATTTTAGCTAATCGAGGCTCGGGTAGCGCATAATCACGATTATAGTATCGTTTGGCGGTGGATCTTGACGTGGATTcaagtggatattgaagatattgctattttaacaagaataaggtatgaatcttttatcattaatattaatttcagtttatttacggagataaaatcattaaatagtcgtataacaagttggatagttgagaaactatgaaaacatcgtgtgggatattttatggagcctattggtgttgataatgttgttgtgatgttggtattattgttattgctgttggttgttgaattatgatttcgggctaggcatataaataggggagatgctgcccgaatttcggtaactctagaaagatttatttgaaggattaagacaagcgtataaaggtgagtctaacaatagtataaattttcttgaatatagatttacgagcctgggaggacaagcgttgagtTGTTAAaattaaggcgaccaaaaaggtatgttaaggctattcctctttcttttaaaggcatgattcttttcctatcaacccatgcatgaattccataaaaatcctcatttccaagaatgttagagattcatgactcttaaagtttTTACGGTgctaaagatgaataatttttttttatgataaccGTGACAATGATTATGAGGGATTTGTTTATCAAAGCTCCAAGGCATACGGATTTCatgctattatgagatgattttattcatagaGATTTCCAATTACATGagctatatattattatgaggtgattgagcttactttgcaatttcttaatttccttcattgttggtaatctcaccttatgaccCTTGTTCTTGAGGTGGGATAAACGATgatgattgatccataatataatcggaggctaccgaccttacgtcactccgatatagttgtggcttttgattgggctctcacgcatgctttatatatatgtatgtattttctcacacaaCCAAtacgcgctatagtcggccgagatggcacgtagatgtgcacaccctttgcggtgggcatgttatgatattgccacggacgcgggctaatgatgataacacgagccttaatggtcgggcatgatactatatatatgacaccgagccttaatggccgggcatgatactatatatatgacaccgaatCCTTAATGGcgggcatggtactatatatatgtataaaaatattttttttgtaaaaggctaagcatgcatgacaccCTTCTTACGAGGCATCCGAAACAaaatctctcttattccatgttacctttcatatctatattatgttgttattcatgccttacatactcaactctcattattcgtaccgaacctcc
Coding sequences within it:
- the LOC132057544 gene encoding protein TORNADO 1, encoding MKLIDNLCSKIQLSLKKPLNKDPSSSIGINSEETSIENFRGPVSMEKPPFFPESRNPVEEGQQSAVPDDLLSDGCSSSSTQVKKMKASQKLRDLQWGYQVINSSSLDLHSISFYLSQPATGCHQETENSIKLNISKESLSHFSDLLVLLKTSKCTQASLRDLEFHQVEWELQQVRNLRVLLENSSSIKQLVFKRNRFTAQCLSELSEVLKKNGVIKEIMLSESNIGPIGASLLASALKVNGSLEELQIWEDSIGSKGAEELSKMIEVNSTLKLLTIFDSKSITATPLISAVLARNRSMEVHIWNGENKEKTFKVVEFVPENSTLRIYRLNVSGACRVACALGMNSTVKSLDLTGVRLKSRWAKEFRWVLEQNGTLKEVNLSNTCLKDKGVVYVAAGLFKNHSLQKLYLKGNWFGGVGVEHLLCPLSRFSALQHQANVNLKSLTFGGKRNKIGRDGLAAILQMLTSNESLTSFGIYNDGSLKPDDIVRIFRKGKGKLPKWQINSSECIYAGRHLQCDDSSHMFLTPGFFPRLQVHLHNKVMGLRNQYGATYSLEKYVISMSINGIYVRVELGGQLGYYVDLLACSTKHLTETLRLFQQLIIPAIQSLCHGVTLTENIIRPECVRNLIPPRYRRNQLLPLQVLKQALLSVSADNMYDYQHTWDLVADSGRTIVGAGFDYARDLLSDDDFREVLQRRYHDLHNLAGELQIPLDNSQDGQNHASTTSEETEGKIEPTFAGIAKGVEEVLQRLTIIQQELRDIKQEIQGLRYYEYRLLMELNRKVNYLVNYNVQVEERKVPNMFYFVRTENYSRRLITTMISGINALRLHMLCEYRGEMHVVEDQIGCEVMQVDNSAVKCLAPYMTKFMKLVTFALKIGAHLAAGMGEMIPDLSREVSHLLASPAAYSAAGVAAAGVVGVAAAGRVERNRGSRNIQQDLKAAQQWVVDFLRDQRCSGGRDIAEKFGLWRVRYRDSGQIAWICRRHIYARASEIIEVPL